From a region of the Lactuca sativa cultivar Salinas chromosome 4, Lsat_Salinas_v11, whole genome shotgun sequence genome:
- the LOC111883059 gene encoding uncharacterized mitochondrial protein AtMg00810-like, producing MTAVKKILRYLKGNEALGLWYPAGNDFSLQLFTDADHAGCRLDRKSTSGGCQFLGGRVLNWSSRKQNCVSLSTVEAEYVAAASCCSEVLWMKTQLMDYGYRMLRI from the coding sequence ATGACCGCAGTTAAGAAAATTCTCAGATACTTGAAGGGAAACGAAGCTCTAGGCCTCTGGTATCCCGCAGGGAACGACTTTAGTCTTCAATTATTCACTGATGCGGATCATGCTGGATGCAGATTGGATAGAAAAAGCACttctggtggctgtcaatttcttggtgGAAGAGTCCTCAACTGGTCATCAAGGAAACAAAATTGTGTGTCATTGTCTACCgtagaagctgaatatgtggccgcagccagctgttgttcagAAGTCTTGTGGATGAAAACTCAACTTATGGATTACGGATACAGGATGCTACGGATATAG